A section of the Hyalangium minutum genome encodes:
- a CDS encoding TonB-dependent receptor plug domain-containing protein, with protein sequence MSGRWCLLFVAVAIPWRAWGEEPSDGGVEAPPAQTVVTAARSPERLEDTPVATEVITRAEIVASGAQSVAELLGAQPGLEVQSTFSGATLQVQGLGPEYALVLVDGERVNGRVNGAVDLSRISLEDIEQVEIVKGPSSVLYGSDAVAGVVNLITRRARRPLGADLRVTYGSLRQADVDATGEMQREDWGLRVSGGLQRRDAYDLEPADIGTTGSSLAGFQVSARGDVRGESSELASTLSYSRRVQRGVDLGATGATFDRASRDDTLSVRLSPSWRLSDTMSLRTEAYYTGFKRRYLLDQRQGTALDSVEDTRDQLAQLGGQLDLKLGERHVLIQGVELLGEHLAADRLDSGSGQRGRASLYVQDNWTVLLQPRLILVPGARLDLDSQFGPAITPRLALRLDPHSRVTLRASYGWGLRAPSFQELLLDFENPSVGYTVRGNPDLQPERSRSVNLSVELRPAAPTLLWLSGYQHSLRDMITISLRQDTEGQHFIYTNLERASVRGGEVGLRQRIPGGLTVDASYTLTVGRDQTTGEPLEGQARHRFTAQATWRFRPWGLEAWVRGALVGPRPFYPDVDGDGTADPYQSDPYVSLDARASQQLPAGFRLFVAGSNLTATGNTTDLPILPRTFQAGLSFQL encoded by the coding sequence ATGTCGGGGCGCTGGTGTCTTCTCTTCGTGGCGGTCGCCATTCCGTGGAGGGCCTGGGGCGAGGAGCCCTCTGACGGCGGCGTGGAGGCTCCTCCCGCGCAGACAGTGGTGACGGCCGCCCGTTCTCCCGAGCGGCTGGAGGACACTCCGGTCGCGACCGAGGTCATCACCCGCGCGGAGATCGTGGCCAGTGGGGCCCAGAGCGTCGCGGAGCTGCTCGGCGCCCAGCCGGGGCTGGAGGTGCAGTCCACGTTCTCGGGGGCCACCCTCCAAGTGCAGGGACTCGGGCCCGAGTACGCGCTGGTCCTCGTGGACGGCGAGCGGGTCAACGGGCGCGTCAATGGCGCGGTGGACTTGTCCCGCATCTCTCTGGAGGACATCGAGCAGGTGGAGATCGTCAAAGGTCCCTCCTCGGTCCTCTATGGAAGTGACGCGGTGGCGGGAGTGGTGAACCTCATCACCCGCCGGGCCCGCCGCCCGCTCGGCGCCGACCTTCGTGTGACGTACGGGAGCCTGCGGCAGGCCGACGTGGACGCCACGGGTGAGATGCAGCGGGAGGACTGGGGCCTGCGGGTGAGTGGAGGCCTACAGCGCCGCGATGCCTACGATTTGGAGCCCGCGGACATTGGCACCACGGGCAGCAGCCTCGCGGGCTTCCAGGTCTCCGCTCGCGGGGACGTGCGCGGGGAGTCTTCGGAGCTGGCCAGCACGCTGTCCTACTCCCGGCGCGTCCAGCGCGGAGTCGACCTCGGAGCGACGGGCGCCACCTTCGACCGCGCCAGCCGGGATGACACCTTGTCCGTGAGGCTGTCGCCCTCCTGGCGGCTCAGTGACACGATGAGCCTCCGCACGGAGGCGTACTACACGGGGTTCAAGCGCCGCTACCTGCTCGACCAGCGCCAGGGGACCGCGCTCGACTCGGTGGAGGACACGCGGGATCAGCTGGCCCAGCTCGGCGGTCAGCTCGATCTGAAGCTCGGAGAGCGGCATGTGCTCATCCAAGGCGTGGAGCTGCTCGGAGAGCACCTCGCAGCGGACCGGCTGGACAGCGGGAGCGGGCAGCGGGGCCGCGCGTCGCTCTACGTGCAGGACAACTGGACGGTGCTCCTCCAGCCGCGCCTCATCCTCGTCCCGGGGGCGCGGCTCGATCTGGACTCGCAGTTCGGCCCTGCCATCACGCCGCGGCTCGCACTGCGGCTGGATCCGCATTCCCGCGTCACGCTCCGGGCCAGCTATGGCTGGGGGCTGCGTGCGCCCAGCTTCCAGGAGCTGCTGCTCGACTTCGAGAATCCCTCGGTGGGCTACACCGTGCGCGGCAATCCGGACCTGCAGCCCGAGCGCTCCCGCAGCGTGAACCTGTCCGTGGAGTTGCGGCCCGCCGCGCCGACTCTGCTCTGGCTGAGTGGCTATCAGCACTCGCTGCGGGACATGATCACCATCTCGCTCCGGCAAGACACGGAGGGGCAGCACTTCATCTACACCAACCTCGAGCGGGCCAGCGTCCGCGGAGGCGAAGTGGGCCTGCGCCAGCGCATCCCCGGCGGCCTCACCGTGGACGCCAGCTACACGCTCACGGTCGGCAGGGATCAGACCACCGGAGAGCCCCTGGAGGGCCAGGCCCGCCACCGCTTCACGGCCCAGGCCACCTGGCGCTTCCGGCCCTGGGGACTGGAGGCGTGGGTGCGCGGCGCGCTCGTGGGCCCCCGCCCCTTCTACCCGGACGTGGACGGGGATGGGACCGCGGACCCGTATCAGTCCGACCCCTACGTCTCGCTGGACGCCCGCGCCTCTCAGCAGCTCCCCGCGGGCTTCCGCCTCTTCGTGGCCGGCTCCAACCTCACCGCGACTGGCAACACCACGGATCTGCCCATCCTGCCTCGCACCTTCCAAGCCGGGCTGTCCTTCCAGCTCTGA